DNA from Scheffersomyces stipitis CBS 6054 chromosome 1, whole genome shotgun sequence:
GAATTCTCCATCACCTACACCCCAGTCAGACACGGTAGAGCTGGTAACGCTTCTGCTAGATTCATCCCATTGAGATAAGTTTGTTAAAACTGGTTTACGCCCATAATTTTTTCATCTTATTATAAGTTCATACACTATAGTTTTGTACATTTATCGATAATGGTTTAATCAATATATATCAAAAGTAACAATAAGCAGTGTAGAGCCTATGGGAGCAAAATAGAGAGTTTGATTCTCTGGTGTAGATTATGCGTAGAGCATGTCAGATTAAGATGTGTATGAAATTTGTGTATGGCTCTAATTATATGGTTTAgctgaatttttcattgaTAATGGatctgaaatttttcaagcAGCACACCACATATTGTCAAAACCAATTTTCACGTTCAATAGCTCGAAATTTCTGACATTTAATGCGTATCATACTCAATTGAGAAGATGTATCCAACTCCACCAGATCAGTACCGTATCTCTATTCctgaatcttcatctttgcATTCTTGTAAATCGTCCGGCTTAATCACTTATCGAACTAGTCATGTGCCTACAGCTCATCAAATGCAACCTAAAAAAATTTAGAATTGCGAAATAAACCCGCctttttgaaaatctgTGCAGCCATTTTGACTCCATctataatttttcagtttgcatctcttcatttttcacataCTGATTATTTTACctattcatattcttgttcttatAGAAGTGCAACCTTACACTCATAGACTTATAGAGCTTCTCCAGATTATCAAGGATCATTTGAGCAAGGACCACAAAACTTTCCTACTATTTATTATTATTCTGATCTGATCCGATCTTTTATGAAATTCCCTATACGCATATAGCATAATGTCTGTTTCTGAAATAGAACAGTTGGTAATCACCGAGTCGGTGATACCGAAGCAACATAAGATCGACGCAATGGCTGAAATCACTTGTGGGGCCCTCTCGGGTATGATAGGAAAGCTTGTAGAGTTTCCCTTTGATACTATCAAGGTCAGGTTGCAAGCAGCACACCATTCCACTCCCATAAGTACGCTTCAGATGATCCGCTACACCTACCATAATGAGGGTATGGTTAACGGCTTCTACAAGGGTTTGAAGGCCCCTTTAATGGGTGCCTGTGCTGAAACGGCTGTACTATTCTCTTCCTACAACTATGCCTCCAGCTTGTtcatgaacaaattgaactaCAGCGAGCAGAATTTACCATTCTGGACCAAATGTGTTTCAGGAGGATTTGCTGGTGTCATTGCCTCATTCGTTTTGACTCCTGTCGAACTCATTAAATGTCAGCTTCAAGTAGCCAatctctcttcttctgctgaacACAAGTCTGTATCATATGTCTCATTGATCAAGCGAATTTTGACTCAAGAAAAAGGAGTCTTTGGTCTCTGGAACGGACTTTCGAGCACCCTAGTAAGGGAAGCTGTAGGTACATCTATTTGGTTCGGAACATATGAATATGTTAGTCATCAGTTCAAAACTCATAAGCCAACCAGCATCAACGAAGACGTTCAGTTGTTGATCAGCGGAGCTATGGCCGGTATCAcattcaacttctcagTCTTCCCTGTAGATACAATTAAGTCTAACATCCAGACATACGATATATTGAACCCCAACAAGAAGCACATAGGGTTCCTTGAATTTACCAAAATGCTCCTTGCACGCCCAGGAGGAATCACAAATTTATACAATGGATTGGCCATCACTTTAATAAGATGTGTTCCAGCCAATGCATTAATCTTCTATTCATACGAGTTACTTAAGAGAAACTTTTAATATTAAAATACACAATAATCACCATTGGTTTCTTAGAAACCGAACTTTCTAAATTTTATAAACTAATTTGTAGAGTAGACAAACTCGGCTGGGAACAAGTCCTTGGCTTTCTGTAAGTCATCCACGTTCAACAAATCGGAACCCAAACGGTAGTAGTCCAACAAGTGGGAGTTAAGCAAGTTGAATGGCCAGGTGATGTCGCCCCAgattcttgttttcaatcCGTACTTGTGAGCTGAATCAAAGAATTGTCCCAATGTGTTCTTTTGCAGAGGAGTAAACTCGCTGTGAACACTAGACTCGTAGTCGTCGCCCAATAAGTCAGCAAGTGACGAACTTGCTACGTACGACAACTTACTCCATCTTTCCAATTCAGCTTCATTGGCAGAGGtgttgaagtatttcaagGGTCCATCCAAGAATGTGTAACGTTTAGACTCCGCTTCTACCTTTTCAAGAGGCAAGTTTCCGGTGATGGTGACAACTAGTGGGCCCGGAACGAGTTTGTCGGCTTCAACGTCGTAGTAGGCAAGAAAGTTGTTGTCAataaatggctgcaacaaAGGTCTGATAGCATCATAGGTCTCGTTAGGACTGGTCTTGAAGTCTAACCAAAGTAACAATGGCTGTTCTGGCGAGTTGTAGAATACACTGTAGAGATCCTTACTTGTGGAGATAACATTTCCAGAAACTGTGAATACCGGATTCACGTAggtcaagaagtcaaaaagTGGgttcaagtacaagttgaacaatgtATTGATAGGCTGTAAAAACACCTGACTATGGCCCACAAATACCTCGTCGTTTCTGAATCTGTGTGTTACGTTGGATTTTGTTTGGGTAAGACCGTCATCACTAGTCTGAGTGACGGTTCTGGAAACATTGAATCCCTGGGGAAAGTACCAAACGTCACTTTCGACTGAAACAGCACCAATGCTCAAGGCGTCGAAAAGAGGCTGCGATCTCCAGTAATCATTGTGTGAATGAAGAGGCTTGACGTACACATCTCTGTTCAATCCTTCGATCGTATAGTTAAATGGCAAAATAGGCGTAGTGTCAGAGTTACCATCGTATTCAGCTAGTATGGGAGGAATAGAGGCAGCACGAGGCACGGGTCTGAAAACTGAGATCATTCTGTAACTACTTCAATTTGTATCTGGAATTGCTCAAAAGTTCTGAGTGTAGAAATGAGTAATAAACTAGTGACTTCAGTATAATAGGCCTCCTTTGTAGATTCAGTTGAATTCACGTTTATTCTAAATTCTAAGCCAGCATTCAAGAGCAAAGACTACAGCCCTTATATAATAATTTCTAGCCGAAATAAACGAGTCGGCGCAGCTGACAACGGCTTTGCTTTCAGGGGTAACTGTGGTACAATTCTATGTATTCATGAATTTGTCCAATAGTCATTCAATTGTCTTCAACGTGGGTGCTAAATCCACAACTGTACAAACTGGAGATACCATACCAGATATTGCTTGGCAGTGCTACCAATTGAATCATGTGATATACATCACATGACTTTCTCATTCTCAGTCCTGTCTATGGAAAAGCGACTTGACACATTGCTAAGGACTGTAGATACTTTTATTTTGGAACCAGTGCGTACCTGACAATCGATCTACGCGGTAACGCTTGGTGATATGTATGTCTACCGAACCGAATCTTTGGGCTATCCCGTATTGTATACTAATAACAATAAGCCAGATCAAAAAGTAAAATCCTCCGCGATGCCCATTAGTTCTGGACTAAATTTAACTCGACAAAATAAGCCATTCTACACAAAAAAGATTAGCCGCTGCTCCTTAATAGCTAAATGCTCCCGTGAAAAATATCTGCAACTTATTGATCTATATACCTTACCGTTAAAAATAGCAGCCTGCTAAGCGCTACAGTTGACCCTATCCTTTTTCATATGCTTAGCAACTATTGTTACCCTTGACACACGCCTGTCACGTACTGTATTCAGCTGAGCGTATTTTACATTTGTCTCGTTTCCACTGCCTTTGAACTAAGCCGATCCCAAACTCCTGTTTCCTGTCTCAGTTGCCGTTGCTGCAATGTAGATCGGTTATTATGGAAATGGGCTATTGTCAGGGTAACATATTGCTGAAGTGACCTACGAAGGGATTACTCCTATTGAAGGCTGGACGGCCACATACCTGGAAATCCCCCCGACTAGCAGCTGGACCTGTTAAAAGTTTTTCCCACATTCCTAAAAGACAATGTCCAAATCTACAATGTGATAAATACACCGAAATTAATAATATAACAAAACGAAAAAAGAGTCTATATGCAATTGGTAGTACAGTACTAATTATACAATTCGTATGAATGCAAAatacaattgaaattaAACCTCCAAggttgaagaagtgaatTTGTCATAAAATGAGCAATGATGCTGATGAAATTTGATCTTGGTCTTGAAAATGTAACCGGAACCTCATGACCAAATGAAGGTCCCTTTTAATAATGCCCTTGCTTTTTGATAGCGATATTACCTTAAaaagaaatcttgaacCCCGTTTTCAGGGTCCATTGTGTCATTTTCACGTCAGTTCTCCTATCTTCTAAATTTATTGATTCGTAGCAATGCCCTCGAGATAATGGctgatcttgttgattttaACAATTGTGCTAGTCACAACAGATTCGTTTGTGATTTGCGATTTGGTTTTAATGAACTCAACCAATGTCGACAATCTCTTTAGCAAATTTTCGTAATTAAATTCTATtatttcttcgtcgtcaaCTGGAATGCTAAAATTTTTCTCCAAGCTCGATTCAAGAAATATGATTCTAATGGAGGCAGAACTATCTCCATTTGCCGGAGGCTTTTGAACTTTGATGTACTTGGTAAGCATGACCAAATTGCAAATAACAGATAATACAGTACATGCTGCAACAAGAGTGAAGTCAGGGAACTTGAGCCATGCTTCTTTTATAGTAGTTTGCAAATGTGAGTTCTCGAACCAAATTTGACCAGAGCCCGattcaccttcttctgtgGGCCCGACAGCCACCAAATATGAGTCCAATTCCTGGTCGC
Protein-coding regions in this window:
- the ORT1 gene encoding Mitochondrial ornithine carrier protein; the protein is MAEITCGALSGMIGKLVEFPFDTIKVRLQAAHHSTPISTLQMIRYTYHNEGMVNGFYKGLKAPLMGACAETAVLFSSYNYASSLFMNKLNYSEQNLPFWTKCVSGGFAGVIASFVLTPVELIKCQLQVANLSSSAEHKSVSYVSLIKRILTQEKGVFGLWNGLSSTLVREAVGTSIWFGTYEYVSHQFKTHKPTSINEDVQLLISGAMAGITFNFSVFPVDTIKSNIQTYDILNPNKKHIGFLEFTKMLLARPGGITNLYNGLAITLIRCVPANALIFYSYELLKRNF
- a CDS encoding predicted protein, whose amino-acid sequence is MISVFRPVPPEYDGNSDTTPILPFNYTIEGLNRDVYVKPLHSHNDYWRSQPLFDALSIGAVSVESDVWYFPQGFNVSRTVTQTSDDGLTQTKSNVTHRFRNDEVFVGHSQVFLQPINTLFNLYLNPLFDFLTYVNPVFTVSGNVISTSKDLYSVFYNSPEQPLLLWLDFKTSPNETYDAIRPLLQPFIDNNFLAYYDVEADKLVPGPLVVTITGNLPLEKVEAESKRYTFLDGPLKYFNTSANEAELERWSKLSYVASSSLADLLGDDYESSVHSEFTPSQKNTLGQFFDSAHKYGLKTRIWGDITWPFNLLNSHLLDYYRLGSDLLNVDDLQKAKDLFPAEFVYSTN